One part of the Leclercia sp. LSNIH1 genome encodes these proteins:
- the rplC gene encoding 50S ribosomal protein L3, which translates to MIGLVGKKVGMTRIFTEDGVSIPVTVIEVEANRVTQVKDLANDGYRAIQVTTGAKKANRVTKPEAGHFAKAGVEAGRGLWEFRLAEGEEFTVGQDISVELFAEVKKVDVTGTSKGKGFAGTVKRWNFRTQDATHGNSLSHRVPGSIGQNQTPGKVFKGKKMAGQLGNERVTVQSLDVVRVDAERNLLLVKGAVPGATGSDLIVKPAVKA; encoded by the coding sequence ATGATTGGTTTAGTCGGTAAAAAAGTGGGTATGACCCGCATCTTCACTGAAGATGGCGTTTCTATCCCAGTAACCGTAATCGAAGTTGAAGCAAACCGCGTTACTCAGGTTAAAGATCTGGCTAACGATGGCTACCGCGCTATTCAGGTTACCACTGGTGCTAAAAAAGCTAACCGTGTAACCAAACCAGAAGCGGGTCACTTCGCTAAAGCTGGCGTAGAAGCTGGCCGTGGTCTGTGGGAATTCCGCCTGGCTGAAGGCGAAGAGTTCACCGTAGGTCAGGACATTAGCGTTGAACTGTTTGCTGAAGTTAAAAAAGTTGACGTAACCGGTACCTCTAAAGGTAAAGGTTTTGCTGGTACCGTTAAGCGCTGGAACTTCCGTACCCAGGACGCTACTCACGGTAACTCCTTGTCTCACCGCGTTCCGGGTTCTATCGGTCAGAACCAGACTCCGGGCAAAGTGTTCAAAGGCAAGAAAATGGCAGGTCAGCTGGGTAACGAACGTGTAACCGTTCAGAGCCTGGACGTAGTACGTGTTGACGCTGAGCGCAACCTGCTGCTGGTTAAAGGTGCGGTCCCGGGTGCAACCGGTAGCGACCTGATCGTTAAACCAGCTGTGAAGGCGTAA
- the rplD gene encoding 50S ribosomal protein L4, which yields MELVLKDAQSALTVSETTFGRDFNEALVHQVVVAYAAGARQGTRAQKTRAEVTGSGKKPWRQKGTGRARSGSIKSPIWRSGGVTFAARPQDHSQKVNKKMYRGALKSILSELVRQDRLIVVESFSVEAPKTKLLAQKLKDMALEDVLIITGELDENLFLAARNLHKVDVRDATGIDPVSLIAFDKVVMTADAVKQVEEMLA from the coding sequence ATGGAATTAGTATTGAAAGACGCGCAGAGCGCGCTGACTGTTTCCGAAACTACCTTCGGTCGTGATTTCAACGAAGCGCTGGTTCACCAGGTTGTTGTTGCTTATGCAGCTGGTGCTCGTCAGGGTACTCGTGCTCAGAAGACTCGTGCTGAAGTAACTGGTTCCGGCAAAAAGCCGTGGCGCCAGAAAGGTACTGGCCGTGCGCGTTCAGGTTCTATCAAGAGCCCGATCTGGCGTTCCGGTGGCGTGACCTTCGCTGCTCGCCCGCAGGACCACAGTCAAAAAGTTAATAAAAAGATGTACCGCGGCGCGCTGAAAAGCATCCTGTCCGAGCTGGTACGTCAGGATCGTCTGATCGTTGTCGAATCTTTCTCTGTAGAAGCGCCTAAAACTAAGCTGCTGGCACAGAAACTGAAAGACATGGCTCTGGAAGATGTGCTGATCATCACCGGTGAGCTGGACGAGAACCTGTTCCTGGCCGCACGTAACCTGCACAAGGTTGACGTACGCGATGCGACTGGTATCGACCCGGTTAGCCTGATCGCCTTCGACAAAGTCGTAATGACTGCTGATGCTGTTAAGCAAGTTGAGGAGATGCTGGCATGA
- the rpsJ gene encoding 30S ribosomal protein S10, with the protein MQNQRIRIRLKAFDHRLIDQSTAEIVETAKRTGAQVRGPIPLPTRKERFTVLISPHVNKDARDQYEIRTHKRLVDIVEPTEKTVDALMRLDLAAGVDVQISLG; encoded by the coding sequence ATGCAGAACCAAAGAATCCGTATCCGCCTTAAAGCGTTTGATCATCGTCTGATCGATCAATCAACCGCGGAAATCGTCGAGACTGCTAAGCGCACTGGTGCGCAAGTCCGTGGTCCGATCCCGCTGCCGACCCGCAAAGAGCGCTTTACCGTTCTGATCTCCCCGCACGTTAACAAAGACGCGCGTGATCAGTACGAGATCCGCACTCACAAGCGTCTGGTTGACATCGTTGAGCCAACTGAGAAAACCGTTGATGCTCTGATGCGTCTGGATCTGGCTGCCGGTGTAGACGTGCAGATCAGCCTGGGTTAA